Genomic DNA from Papaver somniferum cultivar HN1 unplaced genomic scaffold, ASM357369v1 unplaced-scaffold_29, whole genome shotgun sequence:
ATACTACAATTGCCTGTCTATAGGCTTTTCCATGACTGACCCTTGTACTCTAGGTTTATCTAGAGGTTTGTTCTCTTGAAAACTCACTGAAACCGACCTTATCAAGCTTATCTTTCTTCTTACAACTCAACAAATTTCTAAGCATGTCTGTCCGACTAATATGAGTACAACTTTGTTTACTAGACTGACTTGATCTCTAGGTTTTTCTAGATAATTCTTTTCCAATTACAGTTACAAATTACTTCCAACAGTTAACAGTCTCTTGTTTTTTGCTGTCAGATCACAGATCTTGGTCGGGGTTCTAGTTATCCTTTTTATTGAGTAGTTTCATATTTTTGAAGATTATGTGGTTACATATACTGATAAGCACTTTATCAGTGGTTCAGAGCCCTCCATCCATTAATCTTTGACTTGCTAGGTGTTTTTGTTTCTTAAGTTCCTCCTTGCACTGTATATTATCTGTTTACTGTTTGACCCTAATCATTAATCTTTGACCTCTACACAATGGAACCTGCCATCCATGCTGCTTCTTCCCTGTTAATAACGTTTCCTTGGAGCTGGCCAACATGTGGTCTCTCCACTAACTTCTGGTTTACTAGTCACAGTAGCTTCCCCTACGCCAATCCCTCAATAAAGCTTATATAGTTGTGAAAATGCGAACTAGTTTTCGAACATGCATCTGTATGATTTAGTATTtatatttcttctttttatttgctAGGTTTAACCCACGTGACGCAGACTTGGTATTGCATGAATTAAGGACATGTGGTGTGATACTGAAGCATGTTCGAGATCTAGATGATGGTAACTGGATGCATATACTTTTTAAGGTTCTTCTTTTCCCTGACTTTAAAAATTATGTtcactgttcaattctttaggcAACAGGATTTTATGTAGCCTCCCTGTTCAACCTTGTGCTATTGATGCTACACTTAGACCCATCTCTTAGTTACCATTATTGTTTTGGAACTTCTTTGGCATCTCTCGTTCTCAAAAAGTAATAAATGGATGCAGAGACGGATCGATGCTCAAAAAGCTCTTGGCAAGAGTTGGATGAAGATCAATGGAGGTCTTATTGTGGGTGTAAAGCCACTGGATCCAGTTGACAAACATAAACTTAATGAAGATGATCTCAACAAACAGGATGACCTGGATCTCCGTCTGCTTCATCGTTCTGCTGCCTATTTCTTCATTTTAGGTTCAACTGGTAATGTGTACACTGTCAGATTATCCAGAATCCCGACGTGCAATTGCCCCGACTCAGCGTTCCCATGCAAACACATTCTTTTTGTGTATACTCGTGTTCTCAATCTCCCTTACCGTGGTGGTGATTGTACGGCAAGCTTACTTACAGCCGTAATCAACACAAAGGCATCGGCACCTGAAACCTTGGCTAGTGCTCGTCTACGTAATCGCTTTCACCATCTTTTTCTGATGTCGAAAGTGGGTCCCCAGGTTGGCCCCTCTCCGCCAATGGTCAAGTTGGGAGATGATGCTACTTGTTCTTTTGATGGATGTATTGTTCCATTCATGGTTAATGGAAATCAATCAGATAGTGAGGCAACTGAAGATGAGGACGCTGATGAAGATAATCAGGACTGGGGTATTGTTCAATGTGGTACATGTAGAACCGTGGGACATAAAGAGTGTTTGGCGTTTTCGAGTACATTTAGAGGATTGAAGGTACTTACATGCATGATCTGTGAGAAAGAGTGCTGGATGGGTCGTTCAGTACTGGATAGCTATCCCAACCTGACAGCTAACCTTAGCGATGATGAAGGTGACTGAATGTAGTCAGAATGGAAGATGCTCCTTATCAAAATTAATtaggtgattttttttctttcttttgtaatACTATTTGTACTCCAAATTTCTCCCTGTATTCTCAATTTTTAAATTCAAAGCGTCAAATGTAAAAGatagattaacaaatactctctTCTGATAGCTTCTTAAAGTTGCAAGAACAAAAAAGACATGACTGTAACAGAAACAACCCATAGTTCCAGATCAACCACATCTACAGGACATAGAACAGACCCGCAAAATGCACATTCTAGCTGCTGCTGTTCCAAAAAAAGTTTGCAATTTTTTGTAGGCTCTTTGGAATCTTTCGATACACGTTTAGAAGGCTCATTTAGAAGTTGCCTTCCAACTTTTGGAAACAAAAACGTCAAAAAGTTAATTCGAGTACATAATTCaagtttttgtgaagcaaaaagtTTTTGCTTATGACTTATGCTCCTGATTTCTGCTTCTGGTATCGAAACATCTCACTTTATCTCATTTTATCTCAccaatattttatattttaactttatcttaaaaacattttatattaaaaagaaatagtAACGAGACCCTTAAAAACTAAATCTGTTCATCTTGCTCTGATTTACCATAGTGCAAAATCGTGTTTGTTGATCCACGTGGCCCAACAAAAGAGATTTTTTGTTCATTGCCATAGGAATAATTGATATATCTGTATAGTGATTGAGCCCATGCAGACTGCTCTGTCTTGTGTGAATCACTTGTGTCTTTGGCGGTGTAGTAGTGTGAGCTGTCATTGACAGTCTGTCCTGTACGTACCATTCCCCTTGTAACACcctttatttttggttttgaatttcgggacgaaattctttttaGGGGTTAATGGTGTAAAACTCCGTGATTTTTTTAATATGATTTTAGCGTACAAAACCCATCCATAATATTTTGTGCGGACTGTAATTTGAAACTTAAATTATAAAGAATAACTATTTAGTTTTAATTATATTTATGGctaccaaataaaataaaataataaagctgAATTTTTAATTGTGGTGTATGTGTGCATTGTGGGTtgtgtgtatatatatgtatgtatcttTGCTAAGTTTGATGTCACGGTGTTTATAAAATAATATGTCCCTTATCAAAATTTGAGTGCTATATAACAATTGGCTAGGGTTTTATTCACaaatagaaggaaaaaaaaatcaaagaggtGCCGTCACTTTCATCTTCTccatctttcttctcttttgtctcCTAGcacaaaaccttaaaaacactttTAGCCATCACTTTCATCTCTCTTTCCCTCTAATTTTTcccttttccttttgctttaaacaagaaaaagaaaacaaaaagtaaaaagaaaacccaaactattaatccttcttcttcttggAAATTGTGCATGtattatttggatttggattcaTTCAAGAGTTTAGGATTTGCTAAAAAGATAGGGGTTTCTACGtaatatcaaaatcaaaacttattttagcattaaaattatattggtttctttttgattttcaagctaataatcatgatgtttgttttaaatttattacGTAATTTTCTTTGTATAAACTGATTTATATGTAAGTTATATATATTGATTATTAACCAGTATTGTTAAATtattctagatttttattttaacatttaatgcctattttattgagtttttggattgtgaaaattgatttgatgcatTATACTACTAGTGAATAGTTTTGGTTTGTGAAAGTCACTTTGATGGAAGTGAATTTAGATTGGCGAAAGTGAGTTTAATGCATTACTGAATGGGGTTTACTTCAGTTAGTTCTTTGGGATCCGGTTTGGTACACGTAGGATTAAATGCACTGGTTTGAAATGAGTTctagaaaaaaaaagtatatatctGCTGCTGAAATGccaggcctttatggcatcccaccagTGGTGTCAACCttgggaagactgttcggggaacaataatggtttgtttaccggaataactttGACAAATAGATTGGGGATTAATATATATGTTtgctgctgaaatgtcaggcctttatggcatccaccactggtggctaccctgggaagactgttcggggaacattaatggtttgtttaccggaataactctgacaattagattaagaatcgtttgaagaaagaaaaagaagactgtTGGGGGAATAAttgtggtttgtttaccggaataactatggcaactagattaatgatctagaatttgaggttgaagattttgagtaaaaAATGTTAAGTATTTGTGGTTGAGATTGGCGTAAGTATTGTTGTGGTTTTTTGTGCATGAATTTTATTATTGTATCTACTGCATTTGTTTGTTTTTCCGtgcactctattatttttttgaaacttcctactgggttgtggtttgctcacccccttttcctccctttccacagagaatgaagaaacaTTAGCCGTAAAAGAAATTATTATGTATCTCCGGGATTGGGCATTGCGTTTTAAATTCAATCGAAGTGTTGGTCTATTTCGATTGTGTACTTTCTATTTTATAATTAGTATTTTACagttttgtaattttaaaagtaatattatatttcatttaacaaatttcttttgagttaagttttgtattttattaagatatttaaaaaagaaaaaatctggTCCTGCACGAGTGGCGATCTAGGAATTTGGACTTGCTAGCTGGACCAGACCCGACCTACAAGGTCGAATCCGTTTCCGTTGGAAATCCGAAATTCAGGGATGTCACACCCCTTCTCCTGATACTTTCTGTATAAGTACCGAGTGTGCTTTGTCACTCAGTGTACATTTTTTTATATTGAATACTATTCTA
This window encodes:
- the LOC113341408 gene encoding uncharacterized protein LOC113341408, which produces MQKLVFLQIQIMLMTRKRRRNWQKKERRRRRNWQKKERKRRRNWQKKKGRGGEIGKKRKEEEEKLTKERKEEQEKLAKQRKEEEEKLAKKRKEEEEKLAKERKEEQEKSAKQRKEEEEKLAKKRKEEEEEWVTAYGFNPRDADLVLHELRTCGVILKHVRDLDDGNWMHILFKRRIDAQKALGKSWMKINGGLIVGVKPLDPVDKHKLNEDDLNKQDDLDLRLLHRSAAYFFILGSTGNVYTVRLSRIPTCNCPDSAFPCKHILFVYTRVLNLPYRGGDCTASLLTAVINTKASAPETLASARLRNRFHHLFLMSKVGPQVGPSPPMVKLGDDATCSFDGCIVPFMVNGNQSDSEATEDEDADEDNQDWGIVQCGTCRTVGHKECLAFSSTFRGLKVLTCMICEKECWMGRSVLDSYPNLTANLSDDEGD